The genomic stretch gaagccaaatttcttggtctcacactattgagacgagaCAACCAGAATGGAACCCATCTcggaaaaaaaaaaagcacagCGAGCCATACCAGCGAAGGTTCAGGAGACAccagatcggtcagtatgtatgactatggacgcagaaatactgggaaCCGAAGGGACCACCCAGACTTACGGGAACACCTGAACCAGTATCGGGGTAATGGTAACCCCTTGAACCCAAACCTGAgggatcacctaaatgggcgcaaggatCCCATGCGGAGGCGCCaagctggaattgtgatcgatgaTAACCAATTTTAGGGCGGACCCCCCATGGATccagtacaagaaaggattgatcaattggAAAGAGCGTTcaagctcttacaaaatgaacgaggtcaggatcgggacgaagagtttgacgaggaactcgaacccttcgccccccatatttccagcactccgtttcctcaaggatttcggattcctcatgtcccaccgttTGATGGAAAGTCCAATCCACACAGTCACTTAAGTACGTTTAATATTATTATGAgagcgagtaatgtgggctacgagctcaaatgcatgctgtttccagcttcgctcacaggaccagcaacaaactggttcgaaaaatataagaggcactcgattgcttcttgggatcagttatctaaagatttcaagaagcaattcagagccatgatcggaataaggcccgaggcatctgccttgaccaatgtccggcaACAGCCGAATGAAATGTTgaagagttaccttacaaggttcaatttggaagttgcccgagctcttGATGTAGACGACAGCGGCCATTTTAATGGTTGTCCGAGTCGGGGTGATGCctggaagtcccctctgggaagatatgcagagggaACCTGTAAGATCCTTAACtaagttcaatcgacgagctcagagattcctcaatgtagaagaggcgaggtcagcgttgaatatggcctctcagctcgtaactacaacgacaaacataaactctgcctcgacctcggcggacccatcagcctcgaagtcctctgcggaaaacccttccaaaagaaagaagaatgaagggagtaaccccgaggagGAAGGGGGAaataagaagaaaggggaaaggtatttctccgtgtacaaggtctacaccgagctcaatgagtctagggagaatatctacctggctaatgaaaaccaggtccctttcaggcgtccggaccccatGAGAAACTAGAAATCaaagagagactccagtaaatGCTGCAAATTTCACAGAGATACCGAACACACAACCGAGAGGGtacttcaggcagtatgtaaGGAACCAGAACCACAATCAGGATTCTACCAACCAAAGGGAAGCTGCAccaccgcctgcccaaaacaataactcccgagcaagggaagacAAGAGACCctctccgattgatggagaagacgttgTAACCATCTCTGGGGGGCCTCTTCACGCAGCATCGGGCAGGAATGCTCAAAAAAGATACGTGAATGAGTTGAAAACTAGTGACAGGTCCCCTTACGAACACGAACCCAGGGCTCCGAAACaccagagggttgaatctcaacctataactttgACTGAAGATGACGCATCTCATGTGCATTTTCTtcataatgacccgctggtcatcaccctgcagctcgcgaataagagggttcaccgagtcctagttgataacgggagctcagtgaatatcctctataaggccaccttagaaaagatgggactcgcgctttgtGACCTAAAGGcttgtgcaacgacattgtacagcttttcaggagaagggattgcctgtatgtggtccatcgaactccctgtgaccttgggagacttcccagtctcaacaaccaagatgatggaattcgtactagtggatctaccatcggcctacaacgtgctgctcgggagacccgccctagtagggttgGGGGAAGTTTCATTtgtgaggcacttggccatcaagttcccgacttctagtggcatcgggatacTGAAGGGAAACCAACTAGCAGGGAGGGAAAGCTATAGCATTTCTATTataggaaagaaacagacaagcgcacaaacacttgtcataattcagaataaggacgaaacagtcttcgagatagacaaagaaattgatccaagaatagaggaaagagttgacctcgaaccattggaagagctcaaaGAGGTTAGGCTCGAGGAAGCAGACCCCCCGAGGACAGTAAAGGAAGGGAAAAACCTTCCCgaagaaacgaaatagcaattaattttcttcttaaaaaagaaccaggaagttttcgcatggtcgcattcagacatggtagggataaatccAAATGTAGTAAGTCATGCTttgaatattgacaaaagcttccccccgaagcaacaaaagcgaagactcctggatgatgacaggaagaaggccctaaaagaggaagtcgacaggttgaaagcaaactgattcatacgggatgccttctaccccgattgggtagccaacccaGTGCTAGTTCCAAAACCTAACGGGACCTGGGGGACCTGTGTcgattactcggacctcaataaggcatgtcctaacgactgctttcccctacctcggatcgaccagctcgtagatgccacagccaggcatggacttatgtcattcatggatgtctattctggatataaccagattgtcatgcatgcccctgaccaagagcatacgagttttgtgatgGAAAAAGGGCTATATTGATAaaatgtcatgccgttcggactcaagaatgctggagccacttactagcggctcgtaaacatgatgttctccaaaCAGATAGATAACAACATGAAGGTTATTGTTGACgttatgttagttaaatctcaacataacaataaccatgtagacgacctcgaagaatgcttcgccgtgttactgaggtataacatgaagctcaacccccagaagtactctttcggagtatcctcgggaaagttcctaggcttcattgtaaatgctcggggaatagaagcaaatccgGACAAGATCCAGGTTCTGATTGATATGCCGTCACctcaaaaagaaaaaatcatTTCACATTTTTTAAGATATACAATATTATATCTTGGTgggctttgtttttgtttttctttttaattatgaatAAAAAGAGAAATAAGTGTCTACTATAATAATAGATGTATTATTGGATGCGTACGTGTATGAATCTAAAAGAAATCTATCAAAGTGGAAAACGATATAACTcatcatttaattaataattaactcATCCTACGCACCGAGATATAAATACAAGCCAAAACATATTAATGCATAATATTTCATCCCAAAATATTGCATTAACTATTAATTGATATCTTAACCTATTATATAAGTAGCTATCAAACGAAATTTTTTATACTTAACAGAATTTCATATGTTAAACACAATTTATTAAAATTGTTTAACTTTAACAATACCGGTTAATTAGTCATTCAAACTGAAAGGTTTGCTTCTTCtcggaaaaaaaaaaactacaacaaTTGATCCTTTTCAAATCAAAGCAGTGCAACATTTCAGAagtcactacaacaaattttaCTTTCAATGACTCcatacaatgtcttacaccattgatgTAAGACATTAAAATGGCTTCACCTACGATGTCTCCCCCAACGAGAGACATTATAGACTTTTAATGTCTCCAAGATAAATTCATAAAATCATTATAGTGTTGTAGTGAGTACACAATCTTTGGCATTTACAAAAACAGTACAAATACTAAAAATTTATATCGTGGTTAGAATCTCGTAATAATTTTAGTTGAACCAATTCCATTAAAAATATACTATTCAATTTTATTAATACACAATAACTAATCCTCTCCTTCTCCAATATTTTTTTCAGGTTTGTTGAAGTGATACAGTTGCATTTCTTTAGTGAAGAATTTAAGGAATAATAGAAAGGTTAGTTTAATTGCTTTAACTATATAATTTGATCATATAAAATTTAAGACACTATATAAGCACATTTCATTTTGTTGACGTTATTTTTCGTCAACTTCATTATGTAGAGCAATAAGCAACGATttaggaagaagagaagaaatcaaagattttaacatggttcaacagttaaaatctgcctacatTCACGAGTCATTGTTATAATGAATCCTCGAATGAAAGCGATTTGGCAGAGTTTCTTCTTAGTACAAATTTGTCCGTGAATACAAATGATCTAGTCCAGACTATTTATAGACCTAGTTGTATGCATATCTTCCCCCAGGAAAGTTACAATCAAATGTTTAAATTCAAACAAATACCCCCATTAATAATACAAATCAAATGCATTAATTAAATAACGATCCCAAAAAAATAAGGATCTGATATACGGTGTTGACTAATCTCTaggaaatagggatttcctaacagctttCTCATGTGATAAATGTGTGTTTTTCATTGAGCTCGAACGTTGTGTTAACGCGCTTTCGAGACTAACCATgcttcgagctcatcattccagttGTTGCCTCGTCCTCATTCACTAATCCGGTCAAACTCATTTCTCGGAGAAAGTTGCtatcttcgagcttgcaactTATGCTCGAACGCTAATAGCAAATCTGGAATCGTTtgtcaatttatacaagtgtatTGCTAACATTTGTTATTCTCAAGCTTACACATTACAAGCCTACATCTCGAGACTGTTTATTTGATCTCGAAATTAGGGTGTAACACATCTCAGTAAGCCAAACCCAAACATAGAAACTCAAAAGAAAAACCGACGAGGACATTTAATAAAGCAAAATCACCACCACCATCTGCAAACATCCAAACAAAAAGAATGACAATAAAAATCAGGAAACCCAAAATAgagaaataatatatatatataaatatatataaattaagaaaACCTCACCCTAAGGGCAGCCAAAAACATAAGGAGAAAAGCGGAGGTTCCCCAAATCCGCTCCAAAATCATtaagaattttttaaaattggCGGGATACCTACTATAATTCATATATATGTTGTCATATAcaaaaaattaggttataatttcTTCAAATGTTGAAAATACACTATGCTATTATAATAGGGGCAAAAGTAATATCCGTGactaaaaatatgtatatatatataaaagaaagaataGTTGTGAATagctaataataataaaatacatgTTGTTGTTCCAATATAAATTACATGTTTATTTTATAGTTGGTCTATATGGAAAACAAATTTCTAATTATAATATTGTAGCACATGCAAAAAATGCACTAGTATATAATAGCTAGTGTAATAATTATCTTTTGTCTTTCCATCTATTTTTGAATTTGATGAGATATGTTTGAATTATATATGTGACTATAGTAAAATAGAACTATATAGGGTAAAGCATCACAAAAAAATGTGCAAATTAAGAGATAATTCCCCACACAGAACCACAAATTTTTCGTTCTACTCCATTTACaatcttaattatatattatcAAAGCAATTATAAAGCAATATAAAGAGAAACCTCACCCTCTCCCACTCTAATATACAATTTATATAAatgtattaatatatatatatgtttacaaTGTTGACAAAACCAATTATTAATGACATATATATTAGGTATTGGGTTATCATTTTTGTCCCTAAGAAGTATTTTTGTTTTTGGCATGTAaagaaataactcaaaaaaaTTTATGACGGTGTACATTTTAGTTATTGCACGCATCCCACTAATGTTtataaaattctgaataatttatggtGCCGAAATCACGATGAAAGAGTCAGTTGCATGTGTATCCGATGTTTTTTTATACACGTAAACCACACAATGTTTGAACATTGTTTCGGTACcctatattattaaaaaaaaatgaaaaatatgtgGAAAACATGTTATAACTATCATGTATGTCATCATATAagaaaaattgagttataatttcttCAGTTATATGTGAAAATAGAAAACATggagaaaaaattattttataaatgtttggtACCTATATGCATAGTGATTTAAACAAAATCACTATTATAATTTTcctatatatatagattaatttaagAAAAAGAGATGAGTGGGCACGTTTAAGATTTGTACATTGGATTTGCCTTTAGTTATTtctttaataatatataaattgtaATGGGGAGGGTGGGGTTTGTGTTTATTGCTTTAATTATTGCCATTAGAATATATATAACAATCAATTGAAGAGTACTGAAACGAAGCATATTTggggtttattttattttttccatttttgttgttttttagaaAGTAAAACGTGTTCTACTGAGTTCTATATTATTTCATTATCATATCTCatccaaaatattgttttaaacaTTTTCTTAATAATTGAATTCCCAAGTTGTATTtgttaattattgttattttttcaaaaaaaaaaaaatcttacatGGGACTTTTGAAGATGAGTGTTGCTATTTAGCACCTTATATGGTTGGTTAGTGATACATCATAATTCTTATTAAAGTTAAATGTGTGAGATTCGATATTAGATTACACCAACAGCAGTATGTCACATTTTTGTGGTGTTGAGCACCAGTGATACCCTTAGCAATTGTGTTTGGAGACTCATATAGTAGTATATATTATAGAGAAATGTTAAATACACTATATATTACACTCTCTTTTATATTCTCTTAAATCAATAAATGACATGTAAATTTTACTAATGATTTGAAAAAAATTGTCTCTCTTTGTAAAGCTGGTGGGgtttataacaataataattatgaCTAGAATTAGTTGAAAATTGTTGCTCATTAGTTTTCAAATAGACATTTAACGAATATGATTAAAGAATATTTGCCTAACTAATATTCCACCCTTATAAATACTATAGGTAATGCAATCTAATTTTTCTCATCCCAAAATATTGTGTTGTtataatatattgaaaaaaaaaatgcagtGCATGGCACTTCAACACCAATTTACTACTTCATCTCTCCTTATATGCAAAAGTAGTTTTGGTACACTTATTACACCAAAAACATTTAGTACTGCAAGAGCAAAATCAAAAGTAAGATCAAGTACTTGCTACCCCATCCAATGTAGTGTGGTCAACAGCTCTAATGCTACTACTATAGATCGAAGATCAGCTAACTATGAGCCACCGATTTGGTCTTTTGATTACATTCAGTCTCTTTCAAGCCAATATAAGgtcatttatttttttcaaatatatatatatgatgttatatttgttttcttttatatataacatGACAATCATATAAGTATAATAATTGCATGCATGCAGGGAGAACCCTATACAACTCGACTGAATAAGCTAAAGATAGATGTGAAAAGGATGTTAGTTGAGATGGAAAGCTCTTTATTATTGACTCAACTTGAGTTGATTGATACACTGCAGAGGCTTGGAATATCTTACCATTTTGAGAATGAAATCAAAACTCTTTTGAAGAAAAAGTTCATCACCAATACTATTGTGAATAATCCTACTTGTGATTTATACACCACTGCCCTTGAGTTTAGGCTTCTGCGTCAGTATGGATTTGCAGTAACTCAAGGTATATATATGGGTGCatttttaatggttactacctatgaatgattactttaatattaattattggatCAAGATCAATGATCTatatttatagttattaattaatatttctaaaaataaatttttatttttcaaattttttggaagGGTTATCTCATGAAAAACGTGTACttattatgaaaataaaatattgtaaattttttcatttttcaaatgcatgttaatttttaaatatagctagtatctctcgttgattggaaacaatattaattatgacaaaaatataactaaattcaaaattaatgtaaaaaaaaatacttacatGTTGGTTATGTTGTCACATCATAATTGTTACTATCCATTTATGAGTAGTAACCATTATTgaaaagtcttccatatatatatataaattaattgttTAATAAGTGTGATGAAAAACTGATCTATTAGTGTTATAATTGCAGAAATTTTTAACGTTTTTAAGGACGAGAGAGGAGAGTTCAAGGCTAGTGATGTTATGGGAGTGTTAGCCTTGTACGAAGCCTCTTTCTATGAGAAAAAAGATGAAAATATTTTGGAGGAAGCAAGAGTTTTCACAACTGAATATCTcaaaaaatacatgattatgatggagcaaaataaattattatgtaAAGATGATAATAATATGGTATTATTAGTGAGACATGCCTTGGAGATTCCACTTCATTGGAGGACAACAAAAACAGAAGCTAGGTGGTTCATTGATGTGTATGAGAGAAGAAAAgacatgaataataataataataataataataataataattctacTTTGCTTGAGTTTGCCAAATTGGATTTCAACATGGTACAATCAATATATCAGGAAGATCTAAAGCATTTATCCAGGTAATAAAGTTAAtgttatgaaataaataaaagtttTATTTCTTCTCTTCAAGTACTTATTAATTATGCAATGGTTGTATTATCATATGATTAAGGTGGTGGAGTCATTCTAAGCTTGGAGAGAAAATGGATTATGCTAGAGATAGATTGGTGGAGGCTTTTCTATGGCAGATTGGAGTAAGATTTGAGCCAGAATTCAGCTACTTTAGGAGAATATCTGCAAGATTATATGTTCTAATTACAGTAATTGATGATATATATGATGTGTATGGAACTTTGGAAGAACTAGAGCTTTTCACAAATGCTGTTGAGAGGTTAGTAGTAGtgcaataataatatattatatatatatacatatatagatactTGAATATTGATcgatcaaagaaaaaaaaaaacagatattTAGGTTgtgattatattatttataacagAATATATTCATCTTCTACTTAAattcagtatatatatatacttaaattgTAATTTAGGTATGATGAGTGGTGTAATAATATATAGTAACAATGGacgtaaattaaaataaaattaataaatgtaTATATGTGAAACTCACTACAAAAAACAGTCGATATACTGAGGATAAACATCGTCGGTAGAAGCCCGTATGTCCTCGGTAGACGAGAACATGTCCTCGGTCGAAAGTTCTCGGTATACATCCTCGTCGGTATAGAAAAACTTATTATCGATGATATTATATATGTTCTCAGTATAGGTTGTATCGAGGATAATAGTTCTCAGTATAGAGTTAACAATATCATTGGTGAAATCTGTCCAATTTTGTCATCTGTATGGACTATAGACTAAAtcgagatttttttttaatttatgcaatatttatttgttttttaatttgtGTAAAAATTAAAATGGTTGATCTAGGTGGGATGTGAAAGCAATAGATGAGTTACCGGATTACATGAAGATGCCTTTCTTTACTCTATTTAATACCATAAATGAAATGGCTTATGATCTACTAGGAGAGCAAAATTTTGTCAATGTTAAATTCCTCAAGAATACGGTAtgatttttttctctctctcttttcttaagaaaaatatatttcaaattaatatatatagaaTATTACATATATAATTTTGTGTCTAACATTTTTCTAGCAAAAAATATGCAGTGGGCAGAGTTGTGTAGATGTTATTTGCATGAGGCAAAATGGTTCTATAGTGGATACAAACCAACCTTAAAAGAATATATTGATAATGCTTGGCTTTCAATTGGAGGACCAGTTATTTTTGTGCATGCATTTTTCTCTTTTACAAATCCCATAACAAAAGAGGCATTACAGTTCTTGGAAGATGGTTATTATCCTTCTATAATTCGCCAAGGATCCACAATTTTAAGACTTGCAGATGATCTTGGAACATCATCAGTAAGCTCATCATAAATTAATAATTACCATTAttgaaaaattatatatatagagagcGATTACAACGCATCTCCTTTTTTTGCAACACTTGTACattatagctatttagaacatcctacaaattttcaagaaattctaaataaattatggtaccgaaataGGGTCTAAACTGTATGCTGCAAGCGTGCATGTTTTTTTATGTACAAGTGTAAAATTTGAcaatttgaactttgttttcggcttcataaactattcagaattttttgaaaatttgcaagatattctaaatacctacaatgtacactgtcatataaaaaaaattagaattatatctatccaggtgccaaaaataaaaaaaagatgcATCGGTGTTGCAAAAAAATGATATATTATAATCGTTCCCTATGTATATATAGTCTATTTACTCAACTTAACATGATATATTTTCTTATAACTAATTGACCAGGATGAGTTGAAAAGAGGTGACATTCCTAAATCGATTCAATGTTACATGCATGATACTGGTGTTTCTGAAGACGAAGCTCGTGAGCATAGCAAATTTATGATAAGTAAAATATGGAAGGAGATGAATAGTGAAGATGAATATAACTCTTGTTACTCGAAAGAGTTTGTCCAAGTTTGCAAAAATCTTAGTAGAATGGCACTATTCATGTACCAGCATGGAGATGGACATGGCTCTCAGACTAGTCAAACAAAGGAACGCATTTATGACTTGATTATTAATCCAATTCCCatgtaaattaattaaaataatgaaataaaactTTGTTGGTAGTAGTGGAAAATAATTGTATGATTTGTTGttttgacaactttgttggtggtGGAAAATAATTAATCATATAGTTTTGTTGCATCAATTTATTTACTTTGTTGTGATCAAgtggatttatatatatatatggaaaactTCTCAAAGGTTACTACTCATTGATGGATACTAAtcattatgatgatgtggcaacatagtgagaTGGTATAGCAAatcaggtaaatattttttttctacattaatttcgaatttagttatttttttgttgTCATAAATATTAATGTTTCCAACTAATGAGAGACACtaactatatttagaaattgacatgcatttgaaaaatgaaaagtttacaatattatattttcataataagtACATGTTTTTCATCacgtaacccttccaaaaatttgaaaaaatcaaaatttatttttagaaatattaattaataacaataaatatagatcattgatcttaatttaGTGGtcatgttacacccagatttcgatataagaggttatgaccccgaaaactggactcgtcaagtgtgagctcgaaatgtatgaaaacatcgtatggtccagctgtaaaatctctgaagtaaaacaacgacctcgaagatgtgtaacctcgggatacTTTCTGATTTCGAAATGACACGACACTGGGATATATCTGTTACCGATTGTCTTCAAATAAGACAGTCcaagcttgggaagtgcaagctcgggtgtAACAGCTTCGACAGTATCTACCTACTCTGAGCATGTCTtgaagttgggtgacaagttCGTAACGGTTCCGTAAGTCGTGACAGTCACAAtgccgattgctgatctcgaagacatgatgagtcacctgggatagcctattacgtgtgaacatatttattgctgtgtaatcccaatatttaagagATATCATTTAGTCTGTTATCTGTTCCCGATTTTTATGGGACGTTTCTATGTATATatgagatattgcatttaatgtcattatttaaattgatgtACATAATatattcccgaaatatgtgggaatgaactgtgtaaccttccctataaatagaggaggaatgaccacttgtaggggatcgatttctgatttcttaagagaaaactctggCTAATTCATCTCAGAAGAATTTCCAAaaaaactctaagtcttaataacataaattctcttttaaaaattaaaagttaaATCAGAATTTGAGTAGAGAATTAAAtgccaacaaaagacaaaaacCAGAATATTTTAAGTATTTTTCAATATTTCCTTTTTTCTAGTTTTTCTAACATTTCATTTGAATTATTGAGTTGCCACGTGGACAACATTATGCAAATTGCAATCTATggcttaaaaaaaagaaaaaactattGTTTAAACTTTTTGAAGCGTAATTATTTGGGAAGGTGACTGACTATTCCTTccgtgagtttttttttttaattattattaaggTAAGATAATCGTGTTCATTTTTTATAAAGGTTTTTTTTATGTGAGGATTATTTTTAATCAAGTTACCTTTTAGTTTaacttatttaataaaaaaatatgtttttggaATAAAGTTACCAAAAAAaccaataataattattttacaaaaaaaatggaatttttgGGATATTCATATTCACCTTCTCTTCAAGCTCTTTTGCTTGGCTGGTGAGTCTTGGggttttttctcaaaaaaaaaaaaaaagaaagaatcaAGCATCTTTTATAGTTAATTTTAtgttaggaaaataatttatatgtatttataaagCAGCAAAGCATttgataagaaaataaaaaagaaattaaatgatAAAGTGGGGAGTAGGGTCAAAAGTAATATCTGTGactaaaaatatgtatatatataaaagaaagaataGTTGTGAATagctaataataataaaaaacatgTAGTTGTTCCAATATAAATTACATGTTTATTTTATAGTTGGTCAATATGGAAAACAAATTTCTAATTATAATATTGTAGCACATGCAAAAAATGCACTAGTATATAATAGCTAGTGTAATAATTATCTTttgtctttccatctctttttgAATTTGATGAGATATGTTTGAATTATATATGTGAATAGAGTAAAATAGAACTATATAGGGTAAAGCATCACAAAAAAATGTGCAAATTAAGAGATAATTCCCCACACAGAACCACAAATTTTTCGTTCTACTCCATTTACaatcttaattatatattatcAAAGCAATTATAAAGCAATATAAAGAGAAACCTTACCCTCTCCCACTCTAATATACAATTTATATAAATGGAGAAttcttttataggggcttcactttaagttctatcggtagggctctcagtgtttacaacccatgaacagttttcggcgtgatatttttgcattctgcaaattttcagaaaattttgaatagtttacagtatcgaaaactaggttcaaacatgttattgcacgtgtgactaattttgtttatacgcgtggaaaacaacatgtttgaatctagttttcggtactgtaaactattcggaattttctgaaaatttgcaagatactttaaatagctacaatatacacggtcataaaaaaaatcgcgccgaaaactgtttacaagtcgagaaacactgagagccctaccgatagggcttaaagtgaagcccctatagaagaattgtcctatatatatatagtcaccTGAGATAGCCTATTACGTgtaaacatatttattgttgtgtaatcccaatatttaaggaataccatttagtctgttatctgttcccgatttttatgggacgtttccatgtatataggagatattgcatttaatgtcattatttgaattgatGTACAGAATATCTtcttgaaatatgtgggaatgaactctgtaaccttccctataataaatagaggaggaatgaccacttatAGGGGATCGATTTCTGATT from Humulus lupulus chromosome 5, drHumLupu1.1, whole genome shotgun sequence encodes the following:
- the LOC133780209 gene encoding (+)-alpha-pinene synthase, chloroplastic-like, encoding MQCMALQHQFTTSSLLICKSSFGTLITPKTFSTARAKSKVRSSTCYPIQCSVVNSSNATTIDRRSANYEPPIWSFDYIQSLSSQYKGEPYTTRLNKLKIDVKRMLVEMESSLLLTQLELIDTLQRLGISYHFENEIKTLLKKKFITNTIVNNPTCDLYTTALEFRLLRQYGFAVTQEIFNVFKDERGEFKASDVMGVLALYEASFYEKKDENILEEARVFTTEYLKKYMIMMEQNKLLCKDDNNMVLLVRHALEIPLHWRTTKTEARWFIDVYERRKDMNNNNNNNNNNNSTLLEFAKLDFNMVQSIYQEDLKHLSRWWSHSKLGEKMDYARDRLVEAFLWQIGVRFEPEFSYFRRISARLYVLITVIDDIYDVYGTLEELELFTNAVERWDVKAIDELPDYMKMPFFTLFNTINEMAYDLLGEQNFVNVKFLKNTWAELCRCYLHEAKWFYSGYKPTLKEYIDNAWLSIGGPVIFVHAFFSFTNPITKEALQFLEDGYYPSIIRQGSTILRLADDLGTSSDELKRGDIPKSIQCYMHDTGVSEDEAREHSKFMISKIWKEMNSEDEYNSCYSKEFVQVCKNLSRMALFMYQHGDGHGSQTSQTKERIYDLIINPIPM